Proteins from one Argopecten irradians isolate NY chromosome 15, Ai_NY, whole genome shotgun sequence genomic window:
- the LOC138308525 gene encoding protein FAM167B-like has translation MKVQMQMLHQPLLFHDDQDFHDYKMRDYHRPSLDSISETNDDNNNESSKNCSTSSLLNPLITITGCDAGDDNGNGSAANTSSSTNNLAGSDSDLSRLKLTATRLRLGTRRASYVEWREKYLDRPRRRSKPDLKLDFDENGNDNDKLTDERKERINDALEWLRTELEEMRSQDQALARTLLSLRHDIHQLKLQRSCDAHKDMLEEVKLDMEDMQEIRDISDSPSDVLENPFKHLGVTPMNLSARRFSIF, from the exons ATGAAAGTACAAATGCAAATGCTTCACCAACCACTCCTGTTCCACGATGATCAGGACTTCCATGATTACAAGATGAGAGATTATCATCGCCCCTCGTTAGACAGTATATCTGAAACCAACGATGATAACAACAATGAAAGCAGCAAAAACTGTAGTACCTCATCACTTTTAAATCCACTGATCAcaataaccggatgtgacgcAGGTGATGATAACGGAAACGGAAGTGCAGCAAATACTTCTTCTTCTACGAACAATTTAGCCGGAAGTGATTCTGATCTCAGTCGTTTGAAGTTAACAGCTACGAGACTGCGGCTAGGGACAAGAAGGGCTAGTTATGTAGAATGGCGGGAAAAATACTTAGATCGCCCAAGACGGAGATCCAAACCGGATCTAAAATTAGATTTCGACGAAAATGGAAATGACAATGATAAACTCACAgatgaaagaaaagaaagaataaACGACGCATTGGAATGGTTGAGGACGGAATTA GAGGAGATGCGTTCGCAAGACCAGGCATTGGCTAGGACGCTGCTCTCCTTACGTCACGACATCCATCAGCTGAAGCTTCAGAGGAGCTGTGACGCGCACAAGGACATGTTAGAGGAAGTGAAACTCGATATGGAGGACATGCAGGAAATACGGGACATTTCCGATAGTCCCTCGGACGTATTAGAAAACCCCTTCAAACATTTGGGAGTGACTCCTATGAATTTATCCGCGCGgagattttcaatattttga